A single genomic interval of Terriglobus albidus harbors:
- a CDS encoding PQQ-binding-like beta-propeller repeat protein, which yields MFLSRSLSVIFVVLCAPGMRAQVPAPPSSSISLPGQGLAGHDFLYAGEAHDRKVFVVRHGKIDWSYDDPQGKGEISDAVLLSNGNLLIAHQYGVKLISPEKKILWSYDPPAGHEVHTAVPIGASHVLYIQNGDPSALLRVVNIGTGAVEKELTLAVKHPVRVHTQFRHARLTPEGTLLVAHMDLNKVVEYDADGNELWSFPATSPWGVSPLENGNVLITDRIGVREVNRRGDTVWSFTPAEVPEYHFTSLQQAWRLPNGNTVINNWVNEWSKNYAANGPHTIQAIEVTPEKKVVWALREWDPPTNLGPSTTLQFLDQPSAPEAVQFGDIR from the coding sequence AGCGTGATCTTTGTCGTTTTGTGTGCGCCTGGAATGCGGGCCCAGGTCCCTGCGCCGCCTTCGTCCTCTATATCGCTTCCGGGACAGGGCCTCGCCGGTCACGACTTTCTCTATGCAGGTGAAGCTCATGACCGAAAGGTCTTTGTCGTCCGTCACGGCAAAATCGACTGGAGCTACGATGACCCGCAAGGGAAGGGGGAGATCAGCGATGCCGTGCTGCTTTCGAACGGCAACCTTCTCATCGCTCATCAGTACGGCGTTAAGCTGATCTCGCCTGAGAAGAAGATTCTCTGGAGCTATGATCCGCCCGCGGGCCATGAAGTTCACACTGCTGTTCCCATCGGCGCCTCGCATGTGCTCTACATCCAGAACGGCGATCCCTCAGCTTTGCTGCGCGTGGTCAATATCGGTACCGGCGCGGTCGAAAAGGAGCTGACGCTCGCCGTCAAGCATCCGGTCCGTGTTCATACGCAGTTCCGGCATGCCCGGCTTACACCCGAGGGAACGCTGCTGGTCGCTCACATGGATCTCAATAAGGTCGTGGAGTACGACGCAGACGGCAACGAGCTCTGGTCGTTTCCAGCCACAAGTCCCTGGGGTGTTTCGCCGCTGGAGAACGGCAACGTCCTGATCACCGATCGGATCGGTGTCCGCGAAGTCAACCGGCGCGGAGATACGGTCTGGTCTTTTACTCCGGCCGAAGTGCCTGAGTATCACTTCACCAGCTTGCAGCAGGCGTGGCGATTGCCGAACGGCAATACCGTCATCAACAACTGGGTGAATGAATGGAGCAAGAACTACGCGGCGAATGGGCCGCATACCATTCAGGCGATCGAAGTTACGCCGGAGAAGAAGGTAGTGTGGGCGCTGCGGGAGTGGGATCCTCCCACCAACCTAGGGCCATCGACAACACTCCAGTTTCTGGATCAGCCCTCCGCTCCGGAGGCGGTTCAATTCGGAGATATCCGGTAA
- a CDS encoding LysR family transcriptional regulator, with product MNLNHLKMLQVLEQAGSISAAAEELATSQPRLTQQLQQVERELGTTLFHRSPRGLELSESGRAFLVYAKRISAMYDAGHAAVRRLGEGAGKTLRLGISITASMQFVPADLLAFHREHPDVQVSVTRSLPKHLVRGLENERFDLCLGLELPESPLFVREDVFRTRMVGFSSRETAVPESLTLEEFCRHPLVLPPRTCGTRTLIDDALRRGKVKAQVVMEVDDVATILSVVKAGVAVTILPSIVPSASKMLQFSEFRDFEGEARGYFLYPRRTTPEAETFIRIARERIRAHPDWNAPEN from the coding sequence ATGAACCTTAACCATCTGAAAATGCTGCAAGTATTGGAGCAGGCCGGCTCCATCTCAGCAGCGGCGGAGGAACTGGCAACCTCGCAGCCCCGGTTGACCCAGCAGCTTCAGCAGGTCGAGCGCGAGCTCGGAACCACGCTCTTCCACCGATCCCCGCGAGGCCTGGAGCTTTCCGAATCAGGCCGTGCCTTCCTTGTCTATGCCAAGCGAATCAGCGCGATGTATGACGCCGGGCATGCTGCAGTCCGCCGGCTCGGCGAGGGCGCCGGCAAGACGCTTCGGCTGGGAATCAGCATTACCGCTTCCATGCAGTTTGTACCCGCGGATCTTCTTGCTTTTCATCGGGAGCATCCGGACGTACAGGTCAGCGTGACCCGCAGCCTGCCCAAGCACCTCGTACGTGGCCTTGAGAATGAGCGCTTCGACCTCTGCCTGGGACTGGAGCTTCCCGAGTCCCCTCTCTTTGTCCGCGAAGATGTCTTTCGAACCCGCATGGTGGGCTTCTCCTCACGGGAAACGGCCGTACCTGAGAGTCTCACTCTGGAAGAGTTCTGCCGTCATCCGCTGGTTCTGCCTCCCCGCACCTGCGGAACCCGCACGCTGATCGACGATGCATTGCGGCGCGGGAAGGTGAAGGCCCAAGTGGTGATGGAGGTCGATGACGTTGCCACTATCCTGAGCGTGGTGAAGGCAGGCGTGGCCGTCACCATTCTGCCCAGCATCGTGCCCTCCGCGTCAAAGATGCTGCAATTCTCGGAGTTTCGCGACTTCGAAGGAGAGGCCAGGGGGTATTTCCTCTATCCCCGCAGAACCACTCCCGAGGCGGAGACCTTTATCCGGATTGCCCGGGAGCGGATCCGGGCTCATCCGGACTGGAATGCCCCTGAGAACTGA
- a CDS encoding ester cyclase, which produces MASHPEEQTMSVQANKAQFERFLTFINTADKVLGEDLIAEGAIFHAPNSPEPMRGIDGYMAILSMMRSGFPDIQWTIEEIVAEGDRLAARFTMRGRHTGAFFGIPPTGNEIAVQAINFYRFAEGRIIEEHGQPDLMGLMRQIGG; this is translated from the coding sequence ATGGCTTCCCATCCAGAGGAGCAGACGATGTCGGTACAAGCGAATAAGGCTCAGTTTGAACGGTTTCTCACCTTCATTAACACCGCGGACAAGGTACTGGGGGAGGACTTGATCGCGGAGGGTGCGATATTCCACGCCCCCAACAGCCCTGAACCAATGCGCGGCATCGACGGTTACATGGCAATTCTGTCCATGATGCGAAGCGGCTTCCCCGATATTCAGTGGACGATCGAAGAGATCGTTGCAGAGGGAGACCGGCTCGCGGCACGGTTCACCATGCGGGGACGACACACGGGGGCTTTCTTCGGAATTCCACCCACCGGCAATGAGATTGCGGTACAGGCCATCAACTTCTATCGGTTTGCCGAGGGCAGGATCATCGAGGAACATGGGCAACCGGATCTGATGGGATTGATGCGACAGATCGGCGGCTGA